A part of Pseudomonas sp. HR96 genomic DNA contains:
- a CDS encoding DMT family transporter: protein MTISPDLTNASQSPPRRQRRPWHRAVPLPLLEAGLVLTWSSGFVGARFSLDYAPAFLAVFWRCVLVTLLLTPLAWAGLRRASPKALLHNAGIGLLAMAGYLCGVVGGIALGVPAGLAALVADLLPVGVALLSVVLLGQRLPGQAWAGLAIGSCGVLLVTHGALALGHAPLWAYGLPLLGMLSLAFATLWQQRLGEGAALGPAVNLWLQCGVSALAFAVVQSVQGGQGGLSPLPTAGFALSVLWTAALSTLGGYGLYWVCLARAGHTRVASVLFLSPGVTLLWGWCMFGEPLSWAMLAGTAVSAGGIWLVLRGQHG from the coding sequence ATGACTATCAGCCCTGACCTGACCAACGCCAGCCAATCCCCGCCCCGCCGCCAGCGCCGCCCCTGGCACCGCGCCGTGCCCTTGCCGCTGCTGGAGGCGGGCCTGGTGCTGACCTGGAGCTCGGGCTTCGTCGGCGCGCGCTTTTCCCTGGACTATGCCCCGGCGTTTCTGGCGGTGTTCTGGCGCTGCGTGCTGGTGACCCTGCTGCTCACCCCGCTGGCCTGGGCGGGGCTGCGGCGGGCTTCGCCCAAGGCGTTGCTGCACAACGCCGGCATCGGCCTGCTGGCCATGGCCGGCTACCTGTGCGGGGTGGTCGGGGGTATCGCCCTGGGCGTGCCGGCCGGCCTCGCGGCGCTGGTGGCCGATCTGCTGCCGGTGGGGGTGGCGCTGCTCAGCGTGGTGCTGCTGGGCCAGCGTTTGCCGGGGCAGGCCTGGGCGGGGCTGGCCATCGGCAGCTGCGGCGTGCTGCTGGTGACCCACGGCGCCCTGGCCTTGGGGCATGCGCCGCTGTGGGCCTATGGCCTGCCGTTGCTGGGCATGCTGTCGCTGGCGTTCGCCACCCTTTGGCAGCAGCGCCTGGGTGAAGGTGCAGCGCTGGGGCCGGCGGTCAATCTGTGGTTGCAGTGTGGGGTGTCGGCGCTGGCCTTTGCCGTGGTGCAAAGTGTGCAGGGCGGGCAAGGAGGCCTGTCGCCATTGCCCACGGCAGGTTTTGCCCTGAGTGTGCTGTGGACCGCCGCGCTTTCGACCTTGGGCGGCTACGGCCTGTACTGGGTGTGCCTGGCGCGCGCGGGGCATACGCGGGTGGCCAGTGTGCTGTTTCTGAGCCCCGGGGTGACCTTGCTGTGGGGCTGGTGCATGTTCGGCGAGCCGTTGTCGTGGGCGATGCTGGCGGGTACGGCGGTGAGCGCCGGGGGGATCTGGCTGGTGCTGCGCGGGCAGCACGGCTAG
- a CDS encoding shikimate dehydrogenase — MLDGTTQLVAIVGSPIVQVKSPLNFNTWFQDHGLDLAMLPIDLRADSLPAFIGLLRGWQNLRGCVVTVPYKQLLAGQLDQLSARAQLLGSVNVIRREADGTLCGDNVDGEGFLGAARQHGFVPAGGNALVLGAGGVGSAIGCALCEAGLARLVITDVDAARARALGDSLRGTFPATEILHEYASLADFALVANASPVGMGNGGELPLSEAMLATLTQGCLVADVVTSPAVTAFLHRARALGARTQTGAQMARAQMGHLGHFMGVMPPGV; from the coding sequence ATGCTCGACGGCACAACGCAACTGGTGGCGATCGTCGGCTCGCCGATCGTCCAGGTGAAATCGCCACTCAATTTCAACACCTGGTTCCAGGACCACGGGCTGGACCTGGCCATGCTGCCCATCGACCTGCGCGCCGACAGCCTGCCCGCCTTCATCGGCCTGCTGCGCGGCTGGCAGAACCTGCGCGGTTGCGTGGTCACCGTGCCCTATAAACAGCTGCTGGCCGGGCAGCTCGACCAGCTCAGTGCCCGGGCGCAATTGCTCGGCTCGGTCAACGTCATCCGCCGCGAGGCCGACGGCACCTTGTGCGGTGATAACGTCGACGGCGAGGGCTTTCTCGGCGCCGCTCGCCAGCACGGCTTTGTGCCGGCCGGGGGCAATGCCCTGGTGCTCGGCGCCGGAGGCGTCGGCAGTGCAATCGGTTGCGCGTTATGCGAGGCCGGCCTGGCCCGGTTGGTGATCACCGATGTCGACGCCGCCCGCGCGCGGGCCTTGGGCGATTCGTTGCGCGGGACGTTTCCCGCGACCGAGATCCTGCATGAGTACGCTTCGCTGGCAGACTTTGCGCTAGTGGCCAACGCCTCCCCGGTGGGCATGGGCAACGGCGGTGAACTGCCCCTGTCCGAGGCGATGCTGGCGACCTTGACGCAGGGTTGCCTGGTGGCCGATGTGGTCACTTCACCGGCCGTGACCGCATTCCTGCACCGCGCCCGGGCGCTGGGTGCGCGCACCCAGACCGGCGCCCAGATGGCCCGGGCGCAGATGGGCCATCTGGGGCATTTCATGGGGGTGATGCCGCCAGGGGTCTAA
- a CDS encoding 3-oxoacyl-ACP reductase family protein, giving the protein MSNPTPLAGKVALVQGGSRGIGAAIVQRLVADGASVAFTYVSSAAKAQALQAQIVEAGGRALALQADSADAQAVQQAVASTAQAFGRIDILVNNAGVLALGSVAELPLADFDRTLAINVRSVFVASQAVLPHMGDGGRIINISSTNAERMPFAGGATYAMSKSALTGLAKGMARDLGPRGITVNNVQPGPVDTDMNPADGEMAPGMLGLMALDRYGTAEEIAGFVAYLASPQAAYITGANLTIDGGFGA; this is encoded by the coding sequence ATGTCCAACCCTACCCCACTCGCCGGCAAGGTTGCCCTGGTTCAGGGCGGCTCGCGCGGCATTGGCGCGGCCATCGTCCAGCGCCTGGTCGCCGATGGCGCCAGCGTCGCCTTCACCTACGTCAGCTCGGCGGCCAAGGCCCAAGCCCTGCAGGCGCAAATCGTCGAAGCCGGGGGCCGCGCCCTGGCCCTGCAGGCCGACAGCGCCGATGCCCAGGCCGTGCAACAGGCCGTGGCCAGCACCGCGCAAGCGTTCGGCCGCATCGATATCCTGGTCAACAATGCCGGCGTGCTGGCCTTGGGCTCGGTGGCCGAGCTGCCCCTGGCCGACTTCGACCGTACCCTGGCCATCAATGTGCGCAGCGTGTTCGTCGCCAGCCAAGCGGTGTTGCCGCACATGGGCGACGGCGGGCGCATCATCAATATCAGCAGCACCAACGCCGAGCGCATGCCGTTCGCCGGCGGCGCCACCTACGCCATGAGCAAGTCGGCGCTGACCGGGCTGGCCAAGGGCATGGCCCGCGACCTCGGCCCTCGGGGCATTACCGTCAACAACGTGCAGCCGGGCCCGGTGGACACCGACATGAACCCGGCCGACGGCGAAATGGCGCCTGGCATGCTCGGCCTGATGGCGCTGGACCGCTACGGCACCGCCGAGGAAATCGCCGGCTTCGTGGCGTACCTCGCCAGCCCCCAGGCCGCCTACATCACCGGCGCCAACCTGACCATCGACGGCGGATTCGGGGCCTGA
- a CDS encoding YncE family protein, with product MTPFNRRHVLQMIAVSSALPLVPRVFADSRPSNELVLVEKEAPGISFYQLPDGQPLAHIALATQPHEIVADAQHRYAYVAQYGMEKWLAPGDGGHLVYVIDLVARKLVRTLDLTPYHRLHGIRMDAAGRLYVLSETDSVMIRFDNPSQDEYPSQIVPVGGTRSHYFALTRDGHRAYVADTLSGMVIMLDPQDPTFTPVKQLLGQAPEGCCLSVDEQTFYAIDRFQGVLHVFEAATLRPIRQVKLRGEAVRVVALADGRLIVANQADKSLSLLQADTLAEAAHLPLEAAAPGLNLSPDGHTVYASLESNKVVVIDIARWQITASFATQKAPDAAAVILRG from the coding sequence ATGACCCCATTCAACCGCCGCCACGTCCTGCAGATGATTGCCGTCAGCAGTGCCTTGCCCCTCGTACCCCGCGTATTCGCCGACAGCCGCCCCAGCAATGAACTGGTGCTGGTGGAAAAGGAAGCGCCGGGCATCAGCTTCTACCAACTGCCCGACGGCCAGCCGTTGGCGCATATCGCCCTGGCCACCCAACCCCACGAAATCGTCGCCGACGCCCAGCACCGCTACGCCTACGTGGCGCAGTACGGCATGGAGAAATGGCTGGCGCCCGGTGACGGTGGGCATCTGGTGTACGTGATCGACCTGGTGGCGCGCAAGCTGGTGCGCACCCTTGACCTGACGCCCTACCACCGCCTGCATGGCATCCGCATGGACGCCGCCGGGCGCCTGTATGTGCTCAGCGAAACCGACTCGGTGATGATCCGCTTCGACAACCCGTCGCAGGACGAGTACCCCAGCCAGATCGTCCCGGTGGGCGGCACCCGCAGCCACTACTTCGCGCTGACCCGCGACGGCCACCGCGCCTACGTGGCCGATACCCTCTCGGGCATGGTCATCATGCTCGACCCCCAGGACCCCACCTTCACCCCGGTCAAGCAGCTGCTGGGCCAGGCGCCCGAGGGTTGCTGCCTGAGCGTCGACGAGCAGACCTTCTACGCCATCGACCGCTTCCAGGGCGTGCTGCACGTGTTCGAAGCCGCCACCTTGCGCCCCATCAGGCAGGTCAAGCTGCGCGGCGAAGCGGTGCGGGTAGTGGCCCTGGCGGACGGCCGGCTGATCGTCGCCAACCAGGCCGACAAGAGCCTCAGCCTGCTGCAGGCCGACACCCTGGCCGAGGCCGCGCACCTGCCGCTGGAGGCCGCCGCCCCCGGGCTCAACCTGTCACCTGACGGCCATACGGTGTATGCGTCGCTGGAGAGCAACAAGGTGGTGGTGATCGACATCGCCCGGTGGCAGATCACCGCCTCCTTCGCCACGCAGAAGGCGCCGGATGCCGCCGCCGTGATCCTGCGCGGCTAA
- a CDS encoding DUF3077 domain-containing protein, translated as MDSSDDSKPGPKTPTFTHSTPFGRGYTGQTLFAVQAGIPTEVALTQACEVLAGTAATLCEMAEICPVEYRPLARSAIYQLEVATALVESSVPTSL; from the coding sequence ATGGACAGTTCAGACGATTCCAAGCCAGGCCCGAAAACCCCCACCTTCACCCACTCGACCCCCTTCGGCCGTGGCTACACCGGCCAGACCCTGTTCGCCGTACAGGCCGGCATTCCCACCGAGGTGGCGCTGACCCAGGCCTGCGAAGTGCTCGCCGGCACCGCCGCTACCCTCTGTGAAATGGCCGAAATCTGCCCGGTGGAATATCGCCCCTTGGCGCGCTCGGCCATCTACCAGCTGGAGGTGGCCACCGCGCTGGTGGAATCCTCGGTGCCGACGTCGCTCTAG
- a CDS encoding MFS transporter, whose amino-acid sequence MAMIADANPAEVIALPTAHTRIVPLVVACPLFLQNLDTSVMATALPSIAASLDVHILDLNLAVTAYLLSLAIFLPISGWLADRFGARRMFCVAIALFSLGSALCGLAGSLPALVAWRLLQGVGGAMMLPVGRLILLRSVPPAQIVNAMVWFTVPGAIGRLAGPFFGGAVVTVASWHWIFLVNIPFGLLGVVMALTFIDKDLPSGPRRRFDALGFVLLALGLAALIGALETTGKGLLPWPVMLAGATLGVCALLGYGWHSRRSVHPLIDLGIFRLSSYRAAVLGGMPLRIAIGASPFMLPLLLQVGFGLSPLQSGLLTMATAVGSLSTRTVVARAIRAVGFKTLLVGSASLSSLFYMGYGFFTAATPHVAIFCVLLLGGLCNSMAMVSLNTLGFTQVPPDRTSHATTASSMAQQLSVCLGVVLGATLLALIGAWHGDAGGPLQARDFTPAFIVVGCVTLLSVAWFRRLRADEGDEFRGV is encoded by the coding sequence ATGGCTATGATCGCTGATGCCAACCCTGCCGAGGTCATCGCTTTGCCCACCGCGCACACCCGTATCGTCCCCCTCGTTGTAGCCTGCCCGCTGTTCCTGCAGAACCTCGACACTTCGGTGATGGCCACGGCGCTGCCGTCGATCGCCGCTTCGCTTGACGTGCACATCCTCGACCTCAACCTGGCGGTGACCGCCTATCTGCTGAGCCTGGCGATCTTTTTGCCGATCAGCGGCTGGCTGGCCGACCGCTTCGGCGCGCGGCGCATGTTCTGTGTGGCGATTGCTCTGTTTTCGCTGGGCTCGGCGCTGTGCGGGCTGGCTGGCTCGTTGCCGGCGCTGGTGGCGTGGCGCTTGTTGCAGGGGGTGGGCGGGGCCATGATGTTGCCGGTCGGGCGCCTCATTCTGTTGCGCTCGGTGCCCCCGGCGCAGATCGTCAACGCCATGGTCTGGTTCACCGTGCCGGGTGCCATCGGCCGGCTGGCCGGGCCGTTCTTTGGCGGGGCGGTGGTGACGGTCGCCTCCTGGCACTGGATATTTCTGGTGAACATCCCCTTTGGCCTGTTGGGGGTGGTGATGGCCCTGACCTTTATCGACAAGGACCTGCCCAGCGGCCCGCGGCGCCGTTTCGATGCCCTGGGTTTCGTCTTGCTGGCACTGGGCCTGGCCGCGCTGATTGGCGCCCTGGAAACCACCGGCAAAGGCCTGTTGCCCTGGCCGGTGATGCTCGCCGGCGCGACGCTGGGGGTGTGCGCCTTGCTCGGGTATGGCTGGCACAGCCGGCGCAGCGTGCACCCGCTGATCGACTTGGGGATATTCCGCTTGAGCAGCTACCGCGCCGCCGTGCTGGGCGGCATGCCGCTGCGCATCGCCATCGGCGCTTCGCCGTTCATGCTGCCGCTGCTGCTACAGGTCGGCTTCGGCCTGTCGCCGTTGCAGTCGGGGCTACTCACCATGGCCACGGCGGTCGGCTCGCTGAGCACCCGTACGGTAGTGGCGCGGGCGATTCGGGCGGTGGGCTTCAAGACCTTGCTGGTCGGCTCGGCGAGCTTGTCGAGCCTGTTCTACATGGGCTACGGCTTCTTTACCGCAGCCACGCCGCACGTGGCGATCTTCTGCGTGCTGCTGCTCGGCGGCCTGTGCAACTCGATGGCCATGGTCTCGCTGAACACCTTGGGTTTCACTCAGGTGCCCCCTGACCGCACCAGCCACGCGACCACCGCTTCGAGCATGGCCCAGCAGTTGTCGGTGTGCCTGGGCGTGGTGCTCGGCGCCACCTTGCTGGCGTTGATTGGCGCCTGGCACGGCGACGCCGGCGGGCCGTTGCAGGCGCGCGACTTCACCCCCGCGTTCATTGTGGTGGGGTGCGTCACCTTGCTCTCGGTGGCATGGTTCCGCCGCCTGCGGGCGGACGAAGGCGACGAGTTTCGCGGGGTGTAG
- a CDS encoding LysR family transcriptional regulator: METFGSIESFIRSAEAGSFAEAARRLSLTPAAVGKNVAGLEARLGVRLFQRSTRRLTLTEAGRRFLDEVAGSFAIIQNAVANLASAEGQPAGTLKVSMGVVFGRLYIVPLLADFVQRYPAIVADWHFDNRQVDLIGQGFDAAIGGGFELPPGVVARKLAPAHRVLVAAPGYLQARAPLHHPDDLHALDGILIRSPQTGRVRQWPLTHRSQEQCALQLKPRMTMSDSEAACSAAEQGLGVALVSLPFAVPYLEQQRLVRVLPDWYVDDGNISLYYAEHKLLPGKTRAFVDFVIERFREQGLMQRFNALQGP; encoded by the coding sequence ATGGAAACCTTTGGCAGCATAGAAAGCTTCATTCGCAGTGCCGAAGCCGGCAGCTTCGCCGAGGCCGCCCGGCGCCTGAGCCTGACCCCGGCGGCGGTGGGCAAGAACGTCGCCGGGCTGGAGGCGCGCCTGGGCGTGCGGCTGTTCCAGCGTAGCACCCGGCGCCTGACCTTGACCGAGGCGGGGCGGCGTTTTCTCGACGAGGTGGCCGGCAGCTTTGCCATCATCCAGAACGCCGTGGCCAACCTGGCCAGCGCCGAGGGCCAGCCGGCCGGCACGCTCAAGGTGAGCATGGGCGTGGTCTTCGGCCGCCTGTACATCGTGCCGCTGCTGGCCGACTTTGTGCAGCGTTACCCGGCCATCGTCGCCGACTGGCATTTCGACAACCGCCAGGTCGACCTGATCGGCCAGGGCTTCGACGCCGCCATCGGCGGTGGCTTCGAGCTGCCGCCGGGGGTGGTCGCGCGCAAGCTGGCGCCGGCCCACCGGGTGCTGGTGGCCGCGCCCGGGTACTTGCAGGCACGCGCGCCGCTGCACCACCCCGACGATCTGCATGCGCTGGACGGCATCCTGATACGTTCGCCGCAGACCGGCCGCGTGCGCCAATGGCCGCTGACCCACCGCAGCCAGGAACAATGCGCGTTGCAGCTCAAGCCGCGCATGACCATGAGCGACTCGGAGGCAGCCTGCTCAGCCGCCGAACAGGGCCTGGGCGTGGCCCTGGTGAGCCTGCCGTTCGCCGTGCCGTACCTTGAGCAGCAGCGCCTGGTGCGGGTGCTGCCGGACTGGTATGTGGATGACGGCAACATTTCCCTGTACTACGCCGAGCACAAGCTGCTGCCGGGCAAGACCCGGGCGTTCGTCGACTTCGTCATCGAGCGGTTTCGCGAGCAGGGGTTGATGCAGCGGTTCAATGCGCTCCAGGGCCCGTAA
- a CDS encoding LysR family transcriptional regulator has product MLPTLDIELVRTFHAVARIGKFRAAAQYLHKSPAAISVHIQRLEAVAGGRLLERDNQAVSVTALGERLLAATAELLHTHDRIVADLHGAQLAGRIKLGVPDEYAAHVIGDILPLFAAHWPAVILEVTTAPSYSLREQVLGGKLDMVVMARPRQDASEAAQVLCAAAPVWVAALAGQAEHQRPLPLALYGADCPYRRAMLQALQSAGREWRVVLDSPSSQAIGACVEAGLAVGLMDRAYVSPRMRLLDGLPAIAEHEVVLLRAPSGVDQACERLAEAIGQHFRL; this is encoded by the coding sequence ATGTTACCGACCCTCGACATCGAGCTGGTGCGCACCTTCCACGCCGTGGCGCGCATCGGCAAGTTCCGCGCAGCGGCCCAGTACCTGCACAAGAGCCCGGCCGCCATCAGCGTGCATATCCAGCGCCTGGAGGCCGTCGCCGGCGGCCGCCTGCTGGAGCGCGACAACCAGGCGGTCAGCGTCACCGCCCTGGGCGAACGCCTGCTGGCGGCCACCGCCGAGCTGCTGCACACCCACGACCGCATCGTCGCCGACCTGCACGGCGCGCAGCTGGCTGGGCGGATCAAACTCGGGGTGCCGGACGAATACGCCGCCCACGTGATTGGCGACATCCTGCCGCTGTTCGCCGCCCATTGGCCGGCGGTGATTCTTGAAGTCACCACCGCGCCCAGCTATTCGCTGCGCGAGCAGGTGCTGGGCGGCAAGCTGGACATGGTGGTCATGGCGCGGCCCCGTCAGGACGCCAGCGAGGCGGCCCAGGTGCTGTGCGCCGCCGCGCCGGTGTGGGTCGCCGCACTGGCCGGCCAGGCCGAGCACCAACGGCCGTTGCCCCTGGCCCTGTACGGCGCCGACTGCCCATACCGACGCGCCATGCTGCAGGCCCTGCAAAGCGCTGGCCGGGAATGGCGGGTGGTGCTCGACAGCCCGTCCAGCCAGGCCATCGGCGCCTGCGTCGAGGCCGGCCTGGCCGTCGGCCTGATGGACCGCGCCTACGTCAGCCCGCGCATGCGCCTGCTGGACGGGCTGCCCGCCATCGCCGAGCACGAAGTGGTGTTGCTGCGTGCGCCCTCGGGGGTGGATCAAGCCTGCGAACGGCTGGCCGAAGCGATCGGCCAGCATTTTCGGCTTTAG
- a CDS encoding alpha/beta hydrolase — MTTFTTADGTEIFYKDWGSGQPIVFHHGWPLSSDDWDAQMLFFLSKGYRVIAHDRRGHGRSTQTAHGNDMDTYAADVAALVAHLKLTNAVHIGHSTGGGEVARYVARHGAGHVAKAVLIGAVPPLMLKTAANPGGLPIEVFDGFRTSLAANRAQFYKEVPIPFYGFNREGVKVLDGVTENWWRQGMAGGIKAHYDCIKAFSETDFTEDLKAIDVPVLILHGDDDQIVPIADSAELSIKLVKHGTLKVYKGYPHGMCTTHADVINADLLAFIQG; from the coding sequence ATGACCACCTTCACCACCGCTGACGGCACCGAAATCTTCTACAAGGATTGGGGCAGCGGGCAACCGATCGTGTTCCACCACGGCTGGCCGCTGAGCAGCGACGACTGGGACGCACAGATGCTGTTCTTCCTCTCCAAGGGCTACCGCGTCATCGCCCACGACCGCCGTGGCCATGGTCGCTCGACCCAGACCGCCCATGGCAACGACATGGACACCTACGCCGCCGACGTCGCCGCGCTGGTGGCTCACCTCAAACTGACCAATGCCGTGCACATCGGCCACTCCACCGGGGGCGGCGAAGTGGCGCGCTATGTCGCCCGCCACGGCGCCGGCCATGTGGCCAAGGCGGTGCTGATCGGCGCAGTACCGCCGCTCATGCTCAAGACCGCTGCCAACCCGGGCGGCCTGCCGATCGAGGTGTTCGACGGCTTTCGCACGTCCCTGGCGGCCAACCGCGCGCAGTTCTACAAGGAAGTGCCGATTCCGTTCTACGGCTTCAACCGCGAAGGCGTGAAGGTGCTCGACGGGGTCACCGAAAACTGGTGGCGCCAGGGCATGGCCGGCGGCATCAAGGCGCACTACGACTGCATCAAGGCCTTCTCCGAGACCGACTTCACCGAAGACCTGAAGGCTATCGACGTGCCGGTGCTGATCCTGCACGGCGACGACGACCAGATCGTGCCCATCGCCGACTCGGCCGAACTGTCGATCAAGCTGGTCAAGCACGGCACCCTGAAAGTGTACAAAGGCTACCCCCATGGCATGTGCACCACCCATGCCGATGTGATCAATGCCGATCTGCTGGCGTTCATCCAGGGCTGA
- a CDS encoding ShlB/FhaC/HecB family hemolysin secretion/activation protein encodes MSLQRLALAFALAAAMPLAQAAGSPTPGDQDLIRERQDRLLEDQRKRLDDLQNLPAPSPEQPAPAAPASSRCFTIDTIELKGADHLPDGDRERLLAPYLHQCLGVAQLNEVLKVITDRYIALGLVTSRAYLPPQDLAHGHLLVQVVEGHLQSLKPGQGSGLSQRELDMGFPDRAGELLDLRAVEQLVDQLNRLPSNQAQMALVPGQTVGSTDVVVNNTARKPWRVALSRSNDGQKSSGEQQWGTRLDWDSPLGLADQLGINGGQDAHADDQHNSHNAGLNYNLPWGWWNFNYAYNRSDYRALAQANSFDFKQRGDSTTHQLKAERVVYRDTLSKTSLSLGLSHLTSNNYVAGSRLDNSSNRITELQYGVNHGRRLGGAFLNLDLGLQQGIGALGAQGEHDPGPADPTARYTKYTATVSYLQPFKLWGEAFSFSSLATGQHSEDVLFSPQRMSLGGESSIRGYKDQFLTGDSGGYWRNDLRWTRPVAWNWLQPVFSEYGSGIGYDQGVISDVAHAGSEHGRVSSDSLELFARGRHLSFSLTLAHSLERPAALRDSEAPVYLRVEFLL; translated from the coding sequence ATGTCCTTGCAGCGCCTCGCCCTGGCTTTCGCCCTGGCCGCGGCCATGCCCCTGGCCCAGGCGGCCGGCAGCCCTACGCCGGGCGATCAGGACCTGATTCGCGAGCGTCAGGACCGCTTGCTCGAAGACCAGCGCAAGCGGCTCGATGACCTGCAGAACCTGCCGGCCCCCAGCCCCGAGCAGCCCGCCCCGGCAGCGCCGGCGAGCTCGCGTTGTTTCACCATCGATACCATCGAGCTCAAGGGCGCCGACCATCTGCCGGACGGTGACCGCGAGCGGTTGCTGGCCCCCTACCTGCATCAATGCCTGGGCGTGGCCCAACTCAACGAAGTGCTCAAGGTCATCACCGACCGCTATATAGCCCTGGGCCTGGTGACCAGCCGTGCCTACCTGCCGCCGCAGGATCTGGCCCACGGCCACCTGCTGGTACAAGTGGTGGAAGGCCACCTGCAAAGCCTCAAGCCGGGGCAGGGCAGCGGCCTGTCGCAGCGCGAGCTGGACATGGGCTTTCCCGACCGCGCCGGCGAGCTGCTCGACCTGCGCGCGGTCGAGCAGCTGGTCGACCAGCTCAACCGCCTGCCCTCCAACCAGGCGCAGATGGCGCTGGTGCCCGGGCAGACCGTCGGCAGCACCGACGTGGTGGTCAACAACACCGCGCGCAAGCCCTGGCGGGTGGCGCTGTCGCGCAGCAACGACGGCCAGAAGAGCTCCGGCGAACAGCAGTGGGGCACGCGCCTGGACTGGGACAGCCCGCTGGGCCTGGCCGACCAGTTGGGTATCAACGGCGGCCAGGACGCCCACGCCGACGACCAGCACAACTCGCACAACGCCGGCCTGAACTACAACCTGCCCTGGGGCTGGTGGAACTTCAACTATGCCTACAACCGCAGCGATTACCGCGCGCTGGCCCAGGCCAACAGCTTTGATTTCAAGCAGAGGGGCGACAGCACCACCCACCAGCTCAAGGCCGAGCGGGTGGTGTACCGCGACACCCTGAGCAAGACCTCGTTGAGCCTGGGCCTGTCGCATCTGACGAGCAACAACTACGTGGCGGGCAGCCGCCTGGACAACAGCAGCAACCGCATCACCGAGCTGCAATACGGCGTGAACCATGGCCGGCGCCTCGGCGGGGCCTTTCTCAACCTCGACCTGGGCCTGCAGCAAGGCATCGGCGCCCTCGGTGCCCAGGGCGAGCACGATCCCGGGCCGGCCGACCCCACCGCGCGCTACACCAAGTACACCGCCACGGTCAGCTATCTGCAGCCGTTCAAGCTATGGGGCGAGGCGTTCAGTTTCAGCAGCCTGGCCACCGGGCAGCACAGTGAAGACGTGCTGTTCAGCCCCCAGCGCATGAGCCTGGGCGGCGAGTCGTCCATTCGTGGTTACAAGGACCAGTTCCTCACCGGTGACAGCGGCGGCTACTGGCGCAACGACCTGCGCTGGACCCGGCCCGTGGCCTGGAACTGGCTGCAGCCGGTGTTCAGCGAATACGGCAGCGGCATCGGCTATGACCAGGGCGTGATCAGTGACGTCGCGCACGCGGGCAGCGAACACGGGCGGGTCTCCAGTGATTCGCTGGAGCTGTTCGCCCGCGGCCGCCACCTGAGCTTCAGCCTGACCCTGGCCCATTCGCTGGAACGCCCGGCCGCCCTGCGGGACAGCGAGGCACCGGTGTACCTGCGCGTCGAATTTCTTCTTTAA